TCAGCTTGGGCCTGTTGGCGCTCCATCTGGCCTTCATTTCCTTGAGCTTCTGCGTGGTCAGCTTGATCTTCGACGGCTTGGCGTCGCTGCTCGTGCTCTGGGCCGAGGCCGTCTGCAGCGCGCTTGCGACGACCAGCATGGCGGCAAGGCAAACAGTTTTGCGGAACATGGAAATCCCCCTAAGGCTCGTTCTTCAATATTGGGAAAGTACGCAAGCCCGCGGGACGCGCGAAGCGTACCCGCGGGCTGCACGCGAAGGATCAGAAGATCTTGGCAGCGCTTACCAGCGTCTTCCACACGCCCCAGGCGAGCGGAATGCCGACAAAGGCCCAGAACAGCAGGGCCTTGGCGTCCAAACCGCCCTTGCCGATGCCGAACGAGCCGGTCTGGGCGGCACCTGCGCTCGCAGTCGCCGCCTGCAGTTTCGCGACTTGCGCTTCGCTCATGTACCACTTCGGATTGACCGGCTTGATCAGGTAGTTGCAGATCAGGCCGGCAACCAGCATCGCACACAGGATGTACATCGTGCTGTTGTAGAGCTGGTCGCGGGGGACGCCGGCGGCGAGCTGGAACTCGCGCAGGTAATTGACCACGACCGGGCCGATGATGCCGGCGGTCGACCACGCCGTCAGCAGACGCCCGTGAATGGCGCCGACGAACTGCGTGCCGAACATGTCGGCGAGATAGGCCGGCACGGTGGCGAAGCCGCCGCCATACATCGACAGGATAATGCCGAAGCCGAGCACGAAGAGGAGCTTCGAGCCCATCGCGGCGAAGGTCGGCGCCGCTGCGTAGAGCACGATGCCGAGGATGAAGAACGTATAATAGGTGTTCTTGCGCCCGATATAGTCGGACAGCGACGCCCAGAAGAACCGACCGCCGATGTTGAACAGCGACAGCAGGCCGGCGAAACCGGCCGCGATCGCGGCGATCTGCGCCTTCTGCGCCGCGTTGAGCGCGTTGAAACCGACGTCAGGCAGGCCGATCAGCTTGCCGGCGAAGATTTCCTGCAGCATCGGCGAGGCCATGCCGATCACGCCGATGCCGGCCGACACGTTGAGACAGAGGACCCACCAGATCAGCCAGAACTGCGGCGTCTTGTGCGCGTTGTCGAGATGGACGTGATGCTCCGAGATCATCGTCTTCTTCTCGCTCGGCGGCGTCCAGCCTTCCGGGCGCCAGCCGGCCGGCGGCAGCCGGTAGCGGAACGCGCCGATCATCATGAATACGAAATAGATCGCGCCCATGGTGAGGAAGGTTTCCCACACGCCGACGGACGTCGGGGTCTTGAAATAGTTCATCAGGAGATCGGCGAGCGGCGCGCCG
This genomic interval from Bradyrhizobium sp. NP1 contains the following:
- a CDS encoding OFA family MFS transporter, giving the protein MTTISSAGTMTGAGAGFLDKERTIAAAGFNRWLVPPAALCIHLCIGMAYGFSVFWLPLSRAIGLTAPKACPDISLVQELFTTTCDWKVASLGWMYTLFFVVLGVSAALWGGWLERVGPRKAGFVAALCWCGGLVLGAIGIHVHQLWIMWLGSGVIGGVGLGLGYISPVSTLVKWFPDRRGMATGMAIMGFGGGAMIGAPLADLLMNYFKTPTSVGVWETFLTMGAIYFVFMMIGAFRYRLPPAGWRPEGWTPPSEKKTMISEHHVHLDNAHKTPQFWLIWWVLCLNVSAGIGVIGMASPMLQEIFAGKLIGLPDVGFNALNAAQKAQIAAIAAGFAGLLSLFNIGGRFFWASLSDYIGRKNTYYTFFILGIVLYAAAPTFAAMGSKLLFVLGFGIILSMYGGGFATVPAYLADMFGTQFVGAIHGRLLTAWSTAGIIGPVVVNYLREFQLAAGVPRDQLYNSTMYILCAMLVAGLICNYLIKPVNPKWYMSEAQVAKLQAATASAGAAQTGSFGIGKGGLDAKALLFWAFVGIPLAWGVWKTLVSAAKIF